A genomic region of Xanthomonas fragariae contains the following coding sequences:
- a CDS encoding tryptophan 2,3-dioxygenase, whose product MPVDKNLRDLEPGIHTDLEGRLTYGGYLRLDRLLSAQQPLSEPAHHDEMLFIIQHQTAELWLKLLAHELRAAVVHLQNDQVWQCRKVLARSKQVLRQLTEQWSVLETLTPSEYMGFRDVLGPSSGFQSLQYRYIEFLLGNKNPQMLQVFGYDPQGQARLREVLEAPSLYEEFLRYLARFGHAIPQQYQARDWTCAHVADDALRPVFERIYENTDRYWREYALCEDLVDVETQFQLWRFRHMRTVMRVIGFKRGTGGSSGVGFLQQALALTFFPELFDVRTSVGLESREPVGNSGEAVGGRDGEKANVGKA is encoded by the coding sequence ATGCCCGTCGACAAGAACCTGCGTGATCTGGAACCCGGCATCCACACCGATCTGGAGGGGCGGCTGACCTACGGCGGCTATCTGCGGCTGGATCGATTGCTGTCCGCGCAGCAGCCGCTATCGGAGCCGGCGCACCACGACGAGATGCTGTTCATCATCCAGCACCAGACCGCCGAGCTATGGCTGAAACTGCTGGCACACGAGCTGCGCGCGGCGGTGGTGCATCTGCAGAACGATCAGGTCTGGCAGTGCCGCAAGGTGCTGGCGCGCAGCAAGCAGGTGCTGCGCCAGCTGACCGAACAGTGGTCGGTGCTGGAGACGCTCACGCCGAGCGAGTACATGGGCTTTCGCGATGTGCTTGGGCCTTCGTCGGGCTTTCAGTCGCTGCAATACCGCTACATCGAGTTCCTGCTCGGCAACAAGAATCCGCAGATGCTGCAGGTGTTCGGCTACGACCCGCAGGGCCAGGCGCGGCTACGCGAAGTGCTGGAAGCGCCCAGCCTGTACGAGGAATTTTTACGTTATCTGGCGCGCTTCGGGCATGCGATCCCGCAGCAGTATCAAGCACGTGACTGGACCTGCGCGCACGTGGCCGACGATGCGCTGCGGCCGGTGTTCGAGCGCATCTACGAAAACACTGATCGCTACTGGCGCGAGTACGCGCTATGCGAGGACCTGGTCGATGTGGAAACCCAGTTCCAGCTATGGCGCTTCCGCCATATGCGCACGGTGATGCGGGTAATCGGCTTCAAGCGCGGCACCGGTGGGTCGAGTGGCGTGGGCTTTTTGCAGCAGGCGTTGGCGCTGACGTTCTTCCCGGAATTGTTCGATGTGCGTACGTCGGTGGGCTTAGAGAGTCGTGAGCCGGTTGGCAACAGTGGCGAGGCTGTGGGGGGCAGAGACGGAGAGAAAGCCAACGTTGGTAAAGCTTGA
- the pdhA gene encoding pyruvate dehydrogenase (acetyl-transferring) E1 component subunit alpha, producing MSVAAQFEIEYLHYMGADGQLVRDDLPADAANPQQLLALFKRMVFVRTFDSKSVALQRTGKLGTYAACIGHEATHVGIGASMRSGDVLAPSYREYGTMFERGVRPRDVLLYWGGDERGSDYPRNADAAIDFPICVPISTQCLHAAGSALSFKLQGKPQVAVACCGDGGSSKTDFYAALNAAGAYKLPLILCVINNGWAISVPRSAQTGAQTLAQKGLAGGLHCLQVDGNDLIAVLEAMRQARARALAGDGGTVIEFLTYRLSDHTTADDARRYRGQEEVKQGWAREPLLRLRRYLTAQGLWDDAQEAAWKAECGARVDQEIDAYLNTPVQPVEAMFDYLYGDPPAELLAQRAEVMAMEARHG from the coding sequence ATGAGCGTAGCCGCGCAGTTCGAAATCGAATATCTGCACTACATGGGCGCGGATGGCCAGTTGGTCCGCGACGACCTGCCGGCAGACGCCGCCAACCCGCAGCAGTTGCTCGCCCTGTTCAAGCGCATGGTGTTCGTGCGCACCTTCGACAGCAAATCGGTCGCCTTGCAACGCACCGGCAAGCTGGGCACCTACGCCGCGTGCATCGGCCACGAAGCCACGCATGTCGGCATCGGTGCCTCGATGCGCAGCGGCGATGTATTGGCACCCAGCTATCGCGAATACGGCACAATGTTCGAACGTGGCGTGCGTCCGCGCGACGTGCTGCTGTACTGGGGCGGCGACGAGCGCGGCAGCGACTACCCGCGCAACGCCGATGCGGCGATCGACTTCCCGATCTGCGTGCCGATTTCCACCCAGTGCCTGCACGCGGCCGGTTCTGCGCTGTCATTCAAATTGCAGGGCAAGCCGCAAGTCGCGGTGGCTTGCTGCGGCGATGGTGGCAGTTCCAAGACCGACTTCTACGCTGCGCTCAATGCAGCCGGTGCGTACAAGCTGCCGCTGATCCTGTGCGTGATCAACAACGGCTGGGCCATCTCGGTGCCGCGCTCGGCGCAGACCGGCGCTCAGACGCTCGCACAGAAGGGCCTGGCCGGCGGCCTGCATTGCCTACAGGTGGACGGCAACGATTTGATCGCGGTGCTTGAGGCGATGCGACAGGCACGCGCACGAGCATTGGCTGGCGACGGCGGCACGGTGATCGAGTTCCTGACCTATCGCTTGTCCGACCACACCACCGCCGACGACGCACGGCGCTATCGCGGCCAAGAAGAAGTCAAGCAAGGCTGGGCGCGCGAACCGCTGCTGCGCCTGCGCCGCTATCTCACCGCGCAAGGCCTGTGGGACGACGCGCAAGAAGCCGCATGGAAAGCCGAGTGCGGCGCGCGCGTGGACCAAGAGATCGACGCCTATCTCAACACGCCGGTGCAACCGGTCGAAGCAATGTTCGATTACCTCTACGGCGACCCGCCGGCCGAACTGTTGGCACAGCGCGCCGAAGTGATGGCCATGGAGGCCCGTCATGGATGA
- a CDS encoding alpha-ketoacid dehydrogenase subunit beta encodes MSSPITLIEAITQALAWELEHDPAVLVLGEDVGVNGGVFRATAGLQQRFGGDRVLDTPLDETTIAGLSVGLAAQGMKPVAEAQFDGFVYPMVDHLICHAARLRNRTRGRLHCPMVLRVPWGGGIRAPEHHSEANEAIFTNVPGLRVVFASSPQRAYGLLLAAIRDPDPVIYMEPKRIYRQYKEVVANDGEALPLDVCFVLRDGTDVTLVTWGAQVKEALEAADKLTGEGISAEVIDVATLRPLDFDTIAESVAKTGRCVIVQEAPRTAGFGAEIAARLAEQSMYDLLAPVERVTGYDTHIPLFRLEMKYLPSVERIVTAARRAVAAG; translated from the coding sequence ATGAGTTCGCCCATCACCCTGATCGAAGCGATCACCCAGGCGCTGGCCTGGGAGCTGGAACACGACCCCGCGGTGCTGGTGCTGGGCGAGGATGTCGGCGTCAACGGCGGCGTGTTCCGCGCCACCGCCGGCCTGCAGCAGCGCTTCGGCGGTGACCGCGTGCTGGACACGCCATTGGATGAAACCACCATCGCCGGCCTGAGCGTGGGCCTGGCCGCGCAAGGCATGAAGCCGGTGGCCGAAGCGCAGTTCGATGGCTTCGTGTATCCCATGGTCGATCATCTGATCTGCCACGCCGCACGCCTGCGCAACCGCACGCGTGGTCGCCTGCATTGCCCGATGGTGCTGCGCGTGCCGTGGGGCGGCGGCATCCGCGCGCCGGAACATCACAGCGAAGCCAACGAGGCCATCTTCACCAATGTGCCCGGCCTGCGCGTTGTGTTTGCGTCCTCGCCGCAGCGCGCCTATGGCCTGCTGCTGGCGGCGATCCGCGACCCGGATCCGGTGATCTACATGGAGCCCAAGCGCATCTATCGCCAGTACAAGGAAGTGGTCGCCAATGATGGCGAAGCGCTGCCTCTGGATGTCTGCTTCGTGCTGCGCGACGGCACCGACGTCACGCTGGTCACCTGGGGCGCGCAGGTCAAGGAAGCGCTGGAAGCGGCCGACAAACTCACCGGCGAAGGCATCAGTGCCGAGGTGATCGATGTGGCCACGCTGCGCCCGCTGGACTTCGACACGATTGCCGAATCGGTGGCAAAAACCGGCCGCTGCGTGATCGTGCAGGAAGCACCGCGCACGGCAGGCTTCGGTGCGGAAATCGCCGCGCGCCTGGCCGAGCAATCGATGTACGACCTGCTTGCGCCGGTCGAACGCGTCACCGGTTACGACACGCATATCCCGCTGTTCCGGCTGGAAATGAAATATCTGCCAAGCGTGGAGCGCATCGTCACCGCCGCCCGTCGCGCGGTGGCCGCCGGCTGA
- a CDS encoding SH3 domain-containing protein, translating to MRARLLRDYDAAYSNPIRFCAGQEVTLGVRDEEWPAFAWVNTGAGHAGWAPVAWLRPLGHGKAEALRDYDARELDAKQGQDVLLHYEHGGWWWSERADGMQGWLPAADLELLDDTTPQLPAAQENLP from the coding sequence ATGCGCGCCCGTCTGCTCCGCGATTACGACGCCGCCTACTCCAACCCAATCCGCTTTTGCGCCGGTCAGGAAGTGACACTTGGCGTCCGCGATGAAGAGTGGCCAGCCTTTGCCTGGGTCAACACCGGCGCAGGCCATGCTGGCTGGGCGCCGGTGGCATGGCTGCGCCCGTTGGGCCATGGCAAAGCCGAAGCCCTGCGCGACTATGACGCACGCGAACTCGATGCCAAACAGGGCCAGGACGTGTTGCTGCATTACGAACATGGCGGTTGGTGGTGGTCCGAGCGTGCCGATGGTATGCAGGGCTGGCTGCCGGCCGCCGACCTCGAACTCCTCGACGACACCACGCCGCAGCTGCCTGCGGCGCAAGAGAATCTGCCATGA
- a CDS encoding dihydrolipoamide acetyltransferase family protein has protein sequence MSDNKNFHLPDLGEGLPDATIVEWFVKEGDNVRLDDPLVSMETAKAVVEVPSPFSGTLVKLAGAAGDVIVTGAVLAQFALDASQPQRANGQDTGHPHGPAPTQVHTPSTGDSAAGTTTRVVASDNGGEIADADADADSSSDGKRDDAGTVVGAMQSSNAVQSEQAIAVGGVRAMPAVRALARKLRVDLTQVRASGPDGTVTMADVKQAAAAGSAPLSAARASASVTPINSNGAPAASQHATANTHPANNAAPDAQQRAALSASGKPMRTQPPGTSVKGQPEQLKGVRRNMARVMADAHSKVVPTTLNDDADIHAWQPGNDVTVRLVRGIVRACQAVPALNAWFDGEALSRTLHTQVDIGIAVDTEEGLFVPALRNADMLDSHGIREGVNRLRQQVENRSIAASELSGYTISLSNFGMFAGRYATPVVVPPCVAIVAAGRARYQLTPVMGGVETHKVMPLSLTFDHRAATGGEAARFLRALLDDLALAN, from the coding sequence ATGAGCGACAACAAGAATTTCCACCTGCCCGACCTGGGCGAAGGCCTGCCCGATGCCACCATCGTCGAATGGTTCGTCAAGGAAGGCGACAACGTGCGCCTGGACGACCCGCTGGTGTCGATGGAGACCGCCAAGGCGGTGGTCGAGGTGCCCTCGCCGTTCTCCGGCACCTTGGTCAAGCTCGCCGGTGCCGCCGGCGATGTGATCGTCACCGGCGCGGTGTTGGCGCAGTTCGCGCTGGATGCCTCGCAGCCCCAGCGCGCCAATGGCCAGGACACCGGCCATCCGCATGGTCCCGCACCGACGCAAGTACACACGCCCAGCACGGGCGATAGCGCCGCCGGCACGACCACGCGCGTAGTCGCCTCCGACAACGGTGGCGAGATTGCCGACGCAGATGCAGATGCAGATAGCAGCAGCGATGGCAAGCGCGACGACGCAGGCACCGTGGTCGGCGCGATGCAGAGCTCCAACGCCGTGCAGAGCGAACAGGCAATCGCCGTCGGCGGCGTGCGCGCCATGCCGGCGGTGCGTGCGCTGGCGCGCAAACTGCGCGTGGATCTGACCCAGGTGCGTGCCAGCGGCCCGGATGGCACGGTGACGATGGCCGATGTGAAGCAGGCTGCCGCTGCCGGCAGCGCGCCGCTGTCTGCGGCGCGTGCGAGTGCGTCGGTAACGCCGATCAACAGCAATGGCGCGCCAGCCGCCTCGCAACACGCAACGGCGAACACGCATCCGGCAAACAACGCAGCGCCCGATGCGCAACAGCGCGCGGCGCTGTCCGCCAGCGGCAAGCCCATGCGCACCCAGCCGCCTGGCACCAGCGTCAAGGGCCAACCCGAACAGCTCAAAGGTGTGCGCCGCAACATGGCGCGCGTGATGGCCGATGCGCACAGCAAGGTCGTGCCGACCACGCTCAACGACGATGCCGACATCCACGCCTGGCAACCGGGCAACGACGTCACCGTGCGGCTGGTGCGCGGCATCGTGCGCGCGTGCCAGGCCGTGCCCGCGCTCAATGCCTGGTTCGACGGCGAGGCACTCAGCCGCACCCTGCACACCCAGGTGGATATCGGCATCGCGGTGGATACCGAAGAAGGCCTGTTCGTACCGGCGCTACGCAATGCCGACATGCTGGATTCGCATGGCATCCGCGAAGGCGTCAATCGGCTGCGCCAGCAGGTGGAAAACCGCAGCATCGCCGCATCCGAACTCAGCGGTTACACCATCTCGCTGTCCAACTTCGGCATGTTCGCCGGCCGCTACGCCACCCCGGTGGTGGTGCCGCCGTGCGTGGCCATCGTCGCCGCCGGCCGCGCGCGCTATCAGCTCACCCCGGTGATGGGTGGAGTGGAAACCCACAAGGTGATGCCGCTGTCGCTGACCTTCGACCACCGCGCCGCCACCGGCGGCGAAGCCGCGCGTTTCCTGCGCGCGCTGCTGGACGATCTGGCATTGGCCAACTAG
- a CDS encoding DEAD/DEAH box helicase yields the protein MSFAHLSLSPQLHPLFETALAKTGMHTPTAIQEQAIPPMLQGRDLIAMAQTGSGKTLAYALPLLQQRCLAPDTAPRVLGALVLVPTRELAAQVEDTLRQLAAHLPRRLKIVAVTGGSSINPQLLALRGGAEIVVATPGRLLDLVDHNALRLSEVATLVLDEADRLLELGFGAELDRILALLPAQRQSVLFSATFPPGIASLAKRRLRDPLRITIASTSKDAPAIEQRAIAVDASQRTQLLRHLLQEHGWSHVLVFVASRHTAEKVAEKLTKTGINAQPLHGELSQGRRERTLQAFKQHEVQVLVATDLAGRGIDIEALPAVLNYDLPRSTVDYTHRIGRTARAGASGIAISFVTAESQPQWRLIEKRQRLRVPTSVVAGFEPTPATDAPASKAPSADVRAPDDNGGIKGKRPSKKDKRRAAAAAQAANPE from the coding sequence ATGTCATTTGCCCATCTCTCGCTGTCGCCCCAACTGCATCCACTCTTCGAGACCGCGCTCGCCAAAACCGGTATGCATACGCCCACTGCCATCCAGGAACAGGCGATTCCACCGATGCTGCAGGGGCGCGATCTGATCGCGATGGCGCAGACCGGCTCGGGCAAGACGCTGGCCTATGCGCTGCCGCTGCTGCAGCAACGCTGCCTGGCGCCCGACACCGCGCCGCGCGTGCTCGGCGCGCTGGTGCTGGTGCCCACGCGCGAACTGGCCGCGCAGGTCGAAGACACGCTGCGGCAACTGGCGGCGCACTTGCCGCGACGGCTCAAGATCGTCGCAGTGACCGGCGGCAGTTCGATCAATCCGCAGCTGCTCGCCTTGCGCGGTGGTGCCGAGATCGTGGTGGCCACGCCCGGCCGGCTGCTGGATCTAGTCGATCACAACGCACTGCGCTTGAGCGAGGTCGCCACGCTGGTGCTGGACGAAGCCGATCGCCTGTTGGAGCTGGGCTTCGGCGCCGAGCTCGATCGCATCCTCGCCTTGCTGCCCGCGCAACGCCAAAGCGTGCTGTTTTCGGCCACGTTTCCACCCGGCATCGCCTCGTTGGCCAAGCGTCGTTTGCGCGATCCGCTGCGCATCACCATCGCCTCTACGTCGAAAGATGCACCGGCGATCGAACAACGCGCCATCGCCGTCGATGCCAGCCAACGCACGCAGCTGCTGCGTCATCTGCTGCAGGAACATGGCTGGTCGCATGTGCTGGTGTTCGTCGCCAGCCGGCACACTGCCGAGAAGGTCGCCGAAAAACTGACCAAGACCGGCATCAACGCACAGCCGCTGCATGGCGAATTGAGCCAGGGCCGGCGTGAGCGCACCTTGCAGGCCTTCAAGCAGCACGAGGTGCAGGTGCTGGTGGCCACCGATCTGGCCGGGCGCGGCATCGACATCGAGGCGCTGCCGGCGGTGCTCAACTACGACCTGCCGCGCTCCACCGTGGACTACACCCACCGCATCGGCCGCACCGCACGTGCCGGCGCCAGCGGCATCGCGATCAGCTTCGTCACCGCAGAGAGCCAGCCGCAATGGCGTCTGATCGAAAAACGCCAGCGCCTGCGCGTGCCGACCAGCGTGGTTGCCGGATTCGAGCCGACACCGGCAACGGATGCGCCTGCCAGCAAGGCGCCGAGTGCAGATGTGCGCGCACCGGATGACAACGGCGGCATCAAGGGCAAACGGCCGAGCAAGAAGGACAAACGACGCGCGGCAGCTGCTGCACAGGCGGCCAATCCCGAGTGA
- a CDS encoding DUF6172 family protein: protein MRKTYQLNLEGKNRDRLLESSKNDIRKYIRRERRKDLPEGADYWDFDMRLGVDEASAAPLPSAELIRSITALTAEGGDQFFVEILRKPGKRTPRVDANADFGGELDFEQD from the coding sequence ATGCGCAAGACCTACCAGCTCAACCTCGAAGGCAAGAACCGCGATCGTCTGCTGGAGTCCAGCAAGAACGATATCCGCAAGTACATCCGCCGCGAGCGCCGCAAGGACTTGCCGGAAGGGGCGGATTATTGGGACTTCGACATGCGTTTGGGTGTGGACGAGGCCAGCGCTGCGCCGCTGCCGTCGGCCGAGCTGATCCGCTCGATCACCGCGCTCACCGCCGAAGGTGGCGACCAGTTCTTTGTGGAAATCCTGCGCAAGCCTGGCAAGCGCACACCGCGCGTAGATGCCAACGCCGACTTTGGCGGCGAGCTGGATTTCGAGCAGGACTGA
- a CDS encoding VirK family protein: MPRLAPAALVATLFCTCALPAWASASLNTRAQVLAALKAGDDVSLSTDLSRCTPEQGTPPSQTRGGRHIDAYRITEDGTAAFSGSHFTVANDGKPIQQFMRYQLGADGSVRFTTYMYDLPGLQQRGPMLAYQCAINQGIRFHAD; this comes from the coding sequence ATGCCCCGTCTTGCTCCCGCCGCTTTGGTTGCCACGCTCTTCTGCACGTGTGCGCTGCCCGCCTGGGCCAGCGCATCGCTTAATACCCGTGCTCAAGTGCTCGCCGCCCTTAAAGCCGGTGACGACGTCAGCCTGAGCACCGATCTCAGCCGCTGCACACCCGAACAAGGTACGCCACCAAGTCAGACCCGCGGCGGCCGTCATATCGATGCGTATCGCATTACTGAAGACGGCACCGCCGCGTTCTCTGGCTCGCACTTCACCGTGGCCAACGATGGCAAACCGATCCAGCAATTCATGCGTTACCAACTGGGTGCCGATGGCAGTGTGCGCTTTACCACCTACATGTACGACCTGCCGGGTCTGCAGCAACGTGGGCCAATGCTGGCGTATCAATGTGCGATCAATCAGGGCATTCGTTTCCACGCCGATTGA
- a CDS encoding IS5/IS1182 family transposase, producing MASRKEIPIALWRRIEPLISPVKRSPKGGRPRIRDQQALNGIIYVRRTGIPREELPLALGDGSGMTCWRRLRDWQASGVWHRPHQVLLAELGRAEKLDLSRASKAYDNARCRDRLRQRSSTARIPRKRIERNDRLGRHRWVVERTLAWFAGVHKRRIRFERRIDLHLGLLSLACSTAAS from the coding sequence ATGGCAAGTCGCAAGGAGATCCCCATTGCCCTGTGGAGGCGCATCGAGCCGCTGATTTCGCCAGTGAAGCGTTCGCCCAAAGGCGGACGGCCGCGTATCAGAGATCAGCAGGCCCTCAACGGCATCATCTATGTCCGGCGCACCGGTATCCCGCGGGAAGAACTGCCTCTGGCGCTAGGCGACGGCAGCGGCATGACCTGCTGGCGCCGGCTGCGTGATTGGCAAGCCAGCGGTGTCTGGCATCGTCCGCATCAGGTGTTGCTGGCAGAGCTAGGTCGCGCCGAGAAGCTGGATCTGAGCCGAGCAAGTAAGGCATACGACAACGCTCGCTGCCGCGACCGCCTCAGGCAACGCAGCAGCACTGCGCGGATCCCCCGCAAGCGGATCGAGCGCAACGACCGTTTGGGCCGTCATCGCTGGGTCGTCGAGCGCACACTTGCCTGGTTCGCAGGAGTGCACAAGCGGCGCATCCGCTTTGAACGCCGCATCGATCTCCACCTGGGGCTGCTCTCGCTTGCTTGCTCCACGGCTGCTTCCTGA
- a CDS encoding FAD/NAD(P)-binding protein, translating into METHITIIGAGFCGTALVRALAQMAGAQVRITLVGVAETFGSGIAYGAARPEHLLNVRAKDLGIDVQAPGAFADSLHLGDSGRLEFLPRLAYGDYLRSELDAAVSGAQASIMRLSQEAVAVERVRKGFRVFLANGDGFHSDRVVLAVGALQPQALAGIGPRLSVHPRYIGWPWHGDALARLSPGDDVLIVGTGLTMVDVALTLHARGHRGRLLAISRRGLVPQAHLRQPGAALELPPHLQRALKDADLRSLLRGVRQLSVVVDDWRRVVDALRPHLQPLWQRLELQQRARFLRHLRPYWEVARHRVAPRAAEQLAQLQESGQLQIVAARLLRARWVPDGVEAVLRPRGAADAQTGHYNAVIRATGLDTDIDRTSDPLIAGMREAGLLCADSLGLGVDTDAQLRVRDGTGQIVRGLYCVGPLLRGRYWEITAVPELRVATRALAERLLPGETPALQPEAEHVPSEVDARL; encoded by the coding sequence ATGGAAACCCATATCACCATCATCGGGGCCGGCTTCTGCGGCACCGCGCTGGTCCGTGCGCTGGCGCAGATGGCAGGTGCACAGGTTCGCATCACCTTGGTCGGCGTAGCCGAGACCTTCGGCAGCGGCATTGCCTATGGGGCGGCGCGACCGGAGCATTTGCTCAACGTGCGTGCGAAGGACCTAGGCATCGATGTACAGGCGCCGGGTGCATTCGCGGACAGTCTGCATCTAGGCGATAGCGGGCGGCTGGAGTTTCTGCCGCGGCTGGCCTATGGCGATTATCTGCGCAGTGAGCTGGATGCCGCGGTAAGCGGGGCGCAGGCGTCGATTATGCGGTTGTCGCAGGAAGCGGTGGCGGTAGAGCGCGTGCGCAAAGGGTTTCGCGTGTTTCTCGCCAATGGCGATGGGTTCCATAGCGACCGCGTGGTGTTGGCAGTGGGCGCGTTGCAACCGCAGGCGCTGGCCGGCATCGGCCCGCGCTTGAGTGTGCATCCGCGTTACATCGGTTGGCCGTGGCACGGCGATGCCTTGGCGCGGTTGTCGCCGGGCGATGACGTGCTGATTGTCGGCACCGGGCTGACCATGGTGGACGTCGCATTGACCCTGCATGCGCGCGGTCATCGTGGTCGTTTGCTGGCAATTTCGCGACGCGGGCTGGTACCGCAAGCGCATCTGCGCCAGCCGGGTGCGGCACTTGAATTGCCGCCGCATCTGCAACGTGCGCTCAAGGATGCCGACCTGCGTAGTCTGCTGCGCGGGGTGCGTCAGCTGAGTGTCGTGGTCGACGATTGGCGGCGTGTGGTGGATGCGTTGCGCCCGCATCTGCAACCACTCTGGCAGCGGCTGGAGTTGCAGCAGCGTGCACGCTTCCTACGTCATCTGCGCCCGTATTGGGAAGTGGCGCGACATCGTGTGGCACCGCGCGCAGCGGAACAGCTCGCGCAATTACAGGAATCCGGGCAACTGCAGATCGTCGCAGCGCGGTTACTGCGTGCGCGTTGGGTGCCCGATGGCGTCGAAGCGGTACTGCGCCCGCGCGGCGCTGCCGACGCGCAGACCGGCCATTACAACGCGGTGATTCGCGCGACGGGTTTGGATACCGACATTGATCGCACCAGCGATCCGTTGATCGCCGGCATGCGCGAAGCGGGCTTGTTGTGTGCCGACTCACTGGGTCTTGGCGTGGACACCGATGCACAACTGCGCGTGCGCGATGGCACCGGGCAGATCGTACGGGGGCTGTATTGCGTAGGCCCGCTACTACGCGGGCGCTATTGGGAAATCACTGCCGTTCCCGAGTTGCGCGTGGCCACGCGGGCGCTGGCCGAACGGTTGTTGCCAGGTGAAACACCGGCGTTACAGCCGGAGGCTGAGCATGTGCCGAGCGAGGTCGACGCGCGTTTGTAG
- a CDS encoding SDR family NAD(P)-dependent oxidoreductase, translated as MSLSAACLQRVLIAGGSRGIGLAIAEAFVRSGAHVSLCARNADGLAQATQALAAHGAPVHTFPCDLADAAQIEAYVQAAAHALDGLDVVINNASGYGHGNDDASWQAGLDVDLMAAVRCNRAALPYLRNSDAAVILNISSINAQRPTPRAIAYSTAKAALNYYTTTLAAELARERIRINAIAPGSIEFPDGLWERRRDEDPELYAGIRDSIPFGGFGQVQHIADAALFLASSQVRWITGQVLAVDGGQSSGVSCCLTS; from the coding sequence ATGTCGCTTTCTGCAGCATGTTTGCAACGTGTTCTGATCGCCGGCGGCAGCCGTGGCATCGGCTTGGCGATCGCTGAAGCGTTCGTGCGCAGCGGCGCGCATGTGTCGCTATGCGCACGCAATGCCGATGGCTTGGCACAGGCCACGCAAGCGTTGGCAGCGCATGGCGCGCCGGTGCATACATTTCCCTGCGATCTTGCCGATGCCGCGCAGATCGAAGCCTATGTGCAGGCCGCCGCACATGCGCTTGATGGTTTGGATGTGGTGATCAACAACGCCTCCGGCTACGGACACGGCAACGACGACGCAAGCTGGCAGGCCGGCCTGGATGTCGATCTGATGGCCGCGGTGCGCTGCAATCGCGCTGCACTGCCGTATCTGCGCAACAGCGATGCCGCGGTGATCCTCAACATCAGCTCGATCAACGCGCAGCGCCCGACCCCACGCGCAATCGCCTATTCCACCGCCAAGGCAGCGCTCAATTACTACACCACCACGCTGGCCGCCGAACTTGCACGCGAGCGAATTCGCATCAACGCGATTGCGCCGGGCTCGATCGAATTTCCTGATGGGCTCTGGGAACGACGCCGCGATGAAGACCCCGAACTCTACGCAGGCATCCGCGACAGCATTCCGTTCGGCGGATTTGGGCAGGTGCAGCACATTGCCGATGCCGCGTTGTTCCTTGCATCGTCGCAAGTACGCTGGATCACCGGCCAGGTGCTGGCAGTGGATGGAGGGCAGTCGTCGGGGGTGAGCTGTTGTCTCACGAGTTAG
- a CDS encoding IS5 family transposase yields the protein MKPRKPYSTDISDEEWAFAAPYLTLMDVQAPQRKYELRAMFNALRWIARAGAPWRLLPNDFPPWEAVYQQTQRWLQAGCFEAMVSDLRSLLRVAQGKKGQPSAVIFDARTLQSTCESGPRAGYDGYKRKKGSKVHMAVDTLGHLLAVQVTPANEQERAQVRSLAQEVQHVTGETVKIAFVDQGYTGQEPAQAATEEGIELHVIKLQEAKKGFVLLPRRWVVERSFGWANRFRRLARDYERLPETLAGLHFVVFTILMLGNAATLFQSS from the coding sequence ATGAAGCCTCGTAAGCCTTATTCCACCGATATTTCCGACGAAGAATGGGCCTTTGCGGCTCCCTATTTGACGCTGATGGACGTGCAGGCACCGCAGCGCAAGTATGAGCTACGCGCGATGTTCAACGCACTGCGGTGGATCGCGCGCGCCGGCGCACCATGGCGATTGCTTCCCAACGATTTTCCGCCCTGGGAAGCGGTGTATCAGCAAACACAGCGCTGGCTGCAAGCGGGCTGCTTTGAGGCCATGGTCAGTGATCTGCGCTCACTCTTGCGTGTGGCGCAAGGGAAAAAAGGCCAGCCGAGCGCGGTCATTTTCGATGCTCGCACGCTGCAGTCCACCTGCGAAAGCGGGCCGCGTGCTGGATACGATGGCTATAAACGCAAGAAAGGCAGCAAGGTACACATGGCCGTCGATACGCTTGGACATCTGCTCGCTGTCCAGGTGACGCCGGCTAATGAGCAGGAGCGCGCGCAAGTCCGATCGTTGGCACAAGAGGTACAACACGTGACCGGTGAAACGGTCAAGATCGCCTTTGTTGATCAGGGCTACACCGGTCAAGAACCGGCGCAGGCGGCCACGGAAGAAGGCATTGAGTTGCACGTGATCAAGCTGCAAGAAGCGAAAAAAGGCTTTGTCTTGCTGCCGCGCCGTTGGGTTGTCGAGCGCAGCTTCGGATGGGCCAATCGTTTCAGACGGCTGGCACGCGACTACGAGCGATTGCCGGAAACCTTGGCCGGTTTGCACTTCGTCGTCTTCACGATCCTGATGCTTGGAAATGCAGCCACCCTCTTTCAAAGTTCATAA